One Nicotiana tomentosiformis chromosome 4, ASM39032v3, whole genome shotgun sequence genomic window carries:
- the LOC138910087 gene encoding protein pxr1-like — MLLIATDGGLVGEYECDDVTAGSQGEGEGNRVGGGELVSHVPLDSVIPEMRPLSEEENDNSEEDYDDVIVVAKERSSWECFEEKHGRKEKKRRRLVKVGKLVNKEDVPPTNIMNVEDERVNEEPSSLVHKSSKKYVLAKPKRGSCVKEVEIDKEKSAEEKESGEKSKYEKKEKSVKKSQKRNASDREELSSSKKAKVNVSEVERRENLKKQKSPKVYEEEVRNFYADLFSVEDNNMCLKVNGVNFVMDDAVLGNILGVPTEGLSYVKGCSERERVHEKALLPEYQLMFEMVNKTAANDEIRRIKDRNAILEGQLSQAIEEPGSSSAQCAEVSRLTTENADLRKQVEDLKEQLMNEQRSANARVNILLKALASSSFPPSFNAVKQFPCQ, encoded by the exons ATGCTACTTATTGCTACCGATGGAGGGTTGGTTGGGGAGTATGAGTGTGATGATGTTACTGCTGGGTCTCAGGGGGAAGGAGAAGGAAATAGAGTTGGAGGTGGGGAACTGGTGTCTCATG TGCCGTTAGACTCTGTAATCCCTGAGATGAGACCTCTGTCTGAAGAAGAGAATGATAACAGTGAGGAAGACTATGATGATGTGATTGTG GTAGCAAAAGAAAGAAGCTCTTGGGAGTGCTTTGAAGAGAAACatggaagaaaagaaaagaaaagaagaaggttGGTGAAAGTGGGGAAGTTAGTGAATAAGGAGGATGTACCTCCGACAAACATTATGAATGTTGAAGATGAACGGGTGAATGAGGAACCTTCTTCCTTGGTTCATAAATCCTCTAAAAAATATGTGCTTGCAAAGCCCAAGAGAGGATCGTGTGTAAAAGAGGTGGAGATTGATAAAGAGAAGAGTGCTGAAGAAAAGGAGTCTGGTGAGAAAAGTAAGTATGAAAAGAAGGAGAAAAGTGTGAAGAAGTCTCAAAAGAGAAACGCAAGTGACAGAGAGGAACTTAGTTCCTCCAAGAAAGCCAAAGTAAATGTGTCTGAAGTTGAGAGAAGAGAAAACCTGAAGAAGCAAAAG AGTCCCAAGGTTTATGAAGAAGAGGTTCGTAATTTTTACGCAGATCTATTTTCTGTGGAAGACAACAATATGTGCCTGAAAGTTAATGGAGTGAATTTTGTGATGGATGATGCTGTTCTAGGAAATATCTTGGGTGTGCCCACTGAGGGGCTCTCATATGTTAAAG GTTGTTCAGAGAGGGAACGAGTGCACGAGAAGGCTCTCCTTCCAGAGTATCAACTTATGtttgagatggtgaacaag ACTGCTGCTAATGACGAAATAAGGAGGATAAAGGATCGGAATGCCATTCTTGAGGGGCAGCTCAGTCAAGCCATAGAGGAACCTGGTTCTAGCAGTGCACAATGTGCAGAGGTTTCCCGCTTAACTACTGAAAATGCAGACCTGAGAAAACAGGTTGAGGACCTGAAAGAGCAGCTGATGAACGAGCAGCGGTCTGCAAATGCTCGAGTGAATATTCTTCTCAAAGCCCTTGCCTCTTCATCCTTCCCTCCCTCTTTCAATGCCGTTAAACAGTTCCCTTGTCAGTGA
- the LOC117279325 gene encoding uncharacterized protein: protein MAAPPNFEEGQSTYRPPRFNRQYYIWWKTRMHDFIMAEDSELWDVICDGPFIPMNTISEPAVTVPKTRKEYNDVGRKDIEKNFRVKKILVCGIGPDEYNRISVCQSAKEIWEALLIAHEGKTQVKQSKIDMLTTEYEIIKMKDDEYIQDMHTRFTSIINKLHSL from the coding sequence ATGGCagctccaccaaactttgaagaaggtcaatcaacctacagaccaccaagattcaataGACAATACTACATATGGTGGAAGACAAgaatgcatgattttatcatggctgaagattcagaGCTTTGGGATGTCATCTGCGATGGACCCTTCATACCTATGAATACCATTAGCGAGCCAGCAGTGACAGTTCCAAAGACAAGGAAGGAGTATAACGATGTCGGCCGTAAAGATATAGAGAAAAACTTCCGAGTAAAAAAGATTCTCGTCTGTGGTATTGGACCAGACGAGTATAACAGAATTTCAGTGTGTCAATCTGCCAAGGAGATCTGGGAGGCTCTCCTAATCGCACATGAAGGAAAGACTCAAGTCAAGCAGTCAAAGATCGATATGCTCACTACTGAGTATGAAATCATCAAGATGAAGGATGATGAGTACATTCAGGACATGCATACTCGCTTCACTTCCATCATCAATAAGCTTCACTCTCTATGA